ATGTGCACGATCCAACCATCCAAGAGAAATACATGAATGGACGACTTGAACCAACGGCGAGCTATCAATAGAAACCGGTGAATCCTCTTTTTCCACCTTGACTAGAAACGCAACGAGTTCCTTTATTTTGTTAGATTCCAAAAAGGCCTTCACTAGTTTCACGAATACTGTTTCCGTCGGTTGGATTATACCATGTTCAGTTGTTACAAGTTCTAATTGCTTCTGAAACTTTAGTACTAATGTATCAAGTAGCTCCTTAGCCTCTGCTTCAAGTTTTAGAAACTTCCGGTCTCTACTAAACTCTTCAAACGTCAATGTTTGGGTCCTAATCGGTGTAGAGCTCTCCACATCATTTGACTTTTCATGGGTCAAACTTTCACGAGCCTCTACTTTGTTAATTTTTGTGACTTCAAACATGAAAGTGGACATACCAAGCGAATTTTGAGCTTTCTTTGCCTTTCGGAGCATTTCTTTAACCATTTGTGATGCAGATTCCAAATCACCAAATTTCAAATGACAAGAAAGCAAACAATTATAAAACTCCCTAAACTGAATATCACTTAAATCATGAGCATCGTCGATGTATCTTTTTAGTTTCTTAAGCTCATCTCTTCGTCCATTTCGTTCATATATGTGACCCATCAAGATCAACATCGTAACATCCGTTTTAACACCAATTCGTGGTATCATCTCCAAAAGCTGCTCTGCTTTCCTACTTGTCCCAAAAAGAAGACATCCGGCCAATACAATGTTCACAGCAGTCGTATTAGGCTTCATGGCAATCAAAATTTCATTACTCTTTTTACGTGGGTCCACCCTTCCATCTTGAAACTTATAACCAATCTCAATTACCAACTCAGCAGCCAGGTAAGCACCAGCAGCCGTTTGTGACATGTGTCCTAATATAGCAGACCAAGCAGTAACTGGAGGAAAGTGCTCGGTTTCAACCAACTTTCTCAAAACGGTTGCTGCATTTACAGGTAAACCGTATCTTGCAAGACATAACGATAGATATATAAGAGTTTCCTTTTCAAGCAAGTTCTGTTTGTGCTCATTAATAGCCTTTACTACTAAGTCATAAGCCCGATCGAGCCATTGAATCTCTAAACTTTGAGCGAAAGCTGCAAGAAGATTGTTTACTATAGATTTCCTAGGAAACCCTTCCATGTTCATGTGTTGTTCGTATAAGTTCCAAGAGTCATTAAGCCTGTTTTCATCAAGTGCATTTTGTAACTCCTCACTTAACTTAGCAGGATCCCGAGCTTGGACGAGGATTGTGCTGGACAAAGTCGAAAAAGATTGGCATCGATGGTTATTAACTGTTCGATGAAATGTCACTCTGTCACAAGAATATCGTGTACATCGTTGTAGCGTATCAGCACTAAGATTACTGTAAGAAAACATGCCATGAACAACAGCATATACAACCTTTGAGTTCCCATGTCTGAGTCTCCTTGCTAGCATTATCGATCTATCGccgttaaaataaaataaaaaataaaaaaaaattatgggtTTATCTGCAAATTCTTAGTGACACAACATGTTCGTCATTGTAATTACATGATCACCAAACATTATAAAGTAAAAAATTAGGCATATATGAAAGCAGTTTTGTTTGAATACTCTCAGAGGATTTTAATCAAACACTTGGCGTGCATAATGATGAACCCAATTTGATAACCATCAACCAGCATTCCCCTTACGAATGAAGCTATAAAATTTGTATCAAATGACAAACATTTTACTTACATGCCAATATTAACACGGCTAGATACGGTTTTGATTGGCTTATTATACTACCAGTAGTAGAATACACGTGAGGGTAAAAAGAAAAAGGAAGGGTTGTTTGTTTGGTGGGGTGTAGCTTATTTTTTTTAACTAATACACGTTATgaagaaataaaaatattattatatatgttaaataaataaataaaaaaaattagttatTAACCAGTACTAGAATACATGTGACTATGTGAAGGTAAAAAGAAAAAGGAAGGGTTGTTTGGTCAGTGGGAATTGAATGCCTATGCAAAGTCATAACGAATCATAGAACGTGTTGTACCTTTGCTAGGATTCACAGTATCAACATCGTAGAACCACAGAACGTTTGTTGTTTAGCTTTCTCCTTTATTTAATTGGCCTCTTGTTTCGGTCTTTAttgtaatttttgttttctttGAGCCAAGACTACCTCTTCGTTGtatttcatttttaaggtttcatcTTTTCGATGAATATCCTTGTGTTTCATAAAGTTTTAGTTTGTTCTCTAAAAAAATGATacactaatatatattatgtacggAGTATAAAGCCATATTAGGAGTGTTTAATGTTCAGTGTTGAACCGTTTAATCAAAAAATCAAACTGAATCAAAATTAGAAAAAATCAAACTgattttgactttgattttcaaTTTGTTTCCAATTTACAAATTTAAATTCGATTTTTTATTCTATGAATGTAGTTAAACTGAAAACTTAATATAAAAGCAAATTTAACTAAAAAATACAATATTAAATTTCTAGAGTATTAACTTATTTATATTGATACATCACATACTGATTTTAAATCAAAAGTCGAATTCAAGATTAATTAGTACTTACTTAGAATTATTTtggttattttataaattttttagtTTTTCGGTTATACTGAAATCGAACCAAATTCAAATTCAATTTTAAATACGGTTACAGTTATATAAATTGGTTTCAGTTCAGTtttcatttcatataaaaaaaaaatcaaataaaaaaatCAAACTAGATAAATCAAAGAAACCAAACAAACAAATACCCTTACGTAGAGATGTTCATGGTACATTTTATAGCTTTAACTTTTTTAACTATGAAAATAATCACAagttaaaattttatttattaaaataaacttaaagAATTGGTacttatatataacatatagatatagaaataaACTTAACGAATTGATACTTAAATAACGTATAAAAATAAACAAGAAAATTGATACATAACATATGCAAAATGAGATTTTATACCTAGCAAGCTTTATTAGTAAACAATTAGTCGAAAGTAATGTACAAGGGGATGTAGCTCAGATGGTAGAGCGCTCGCTTAGCATGCAAGAGGTACGGGGATCGATACCCCGCATCTccattaattttattttataagtTATTGTCAATGTCAATATGGGATGTTACTTTGCTATTTTGGTAGCCAAGACTACCGCTTTTTCCTTTTTTTTCCCTTTTAAGTCCCGGTCCAATATTAGTTCTCGAAGATAGAATAAAAAAATTGTTTACCTTTCAATTGTTCAAATTCGAAGCACATATCTCCTTTCGATAAATGCCCGGAAAAACCACTTTAAATTTAAACTGTCGGAACTTTTACCTCATTCAAACCCAATGGCTATAATC
This genomic window from Rutidosis leptorrhynchoides isolate AG116_Rl617_1_P2 chromosome 2, CSIRO_AGI_Rlap_v1, whole genome shotgun sequence contains:
- the LOC139891148 gene encoding pentatricopeptide repeat-containing protein At1g03100, mitochondrial-like; amino-acid sequence: MLARRLRHGNSKVVYAVVHGMFSYSNLSADTLQRCTRYSCDRVTFHRTVNNHRCQSFSTLSSTILVQARDPAKLSEELQNALDENRLNDSWNLYEQHMNMEGFPRKSIVNNLLAAFAQSLEIQWLDRAYDLVVKAINEHKQNLLEKETLIYLSLCLARYGLPVNAATVLRKLVETEHFPPVTAWSAILGHMSQTAAGAYLAAELVIEIGYKFQDGRVDPRKKSNEILIAMKPNTTAVNIVLAGCLLFGTSRKAEQLLEMIPRIGVKTDVTMLILMGHIYERNGRRDELKKLKRYIDDAHDLSDIQFREFYNCLLSCHLKFGDLESASQMVKEMLRKAKKAQNSLGMSTFMFEVTKINKVEARESLTHEKSNDVESSTPIRTQTLTFEEFSRDRKFLKLEAEAKELLDTLVLKFQKQLELVTTEHGIIQPTETVFVKLVKAFLESNKIKELVAFLVKVEKEDSPVSIDSSPLVQVVHSCISLGWLDRAHDLLDEMRLCGVKTGSSVYSSLLKAYCKENRSTEVKSLLRDARKAGIQLDASSYNALIESRVVNDDTHGALSLFKEMKESKLDRTGQQEFDKLVHGCMGSGEAKLMAKLLQEIKDGQTVDCGVHDWNNVIHFFCRKRLMQDAEKALKKMRSLGHEPNAQTFHSLVTGYAAIGGKYTEVTELWGEMKVLGFYHGMKFDQELLDSVLYTFVRGGFFIRANEVVEMMEKGKMFVDKYKYRTLFLKYHKTFCKGKTPKFQTESQIKRREAALMFKKWIGLF